From Salmo salar chromosome ssa04, Ssal_v3.1, whole genome shotgun sequence, one genomic window encodes:
- the fkbp2 gene encoding peptidyl-prolyl cis-trans isomerase FKBP2 codes for MRLCLLFVVTLLSLAPAVRGGDKKKLQIGIKKRVDNCPIKSRKGDVLNMHYTGKLEDGTEFDSSIPRNQPFTFTLGTGQVIKGWDQGLLGMCEGEKRKLVIPSELGYGDRGAPPKIPGGATLIFEVELLSIERRSDL; via the exons ATGAGGCTGTGTCTGCTGTTTGTGGTCACTCTGTTGTCCTTGGCCCCGGCAGTTCGTGGTGGCGACAAAAAGAAGCTCCAAATTGGCATCAAGAAAAGAGTAGACAACTGCCCCATCAAGTCCCGTAAAGGGGATGTGCTGAACATGCACTACACT gGAAAGCTGGAGGATGGAACAGAGTTTGACAGCAGCATTCCAAGGAACCAGCCCTTCACCTTTACTCTGGGAACCGGACAAGTCATCAAAGGCTGGGACCAGGGCCTGCTCGG AAtgtgtgagggagagaagaggaaactgGTCATCCCCTCGGAGCTTG GATATGGAGACAGAGGAGCGCCTCCTAAGATCCCAG GTGGTGCCACTCTCATTTTTGAAGTTGAGCTGCTCAGCATCGAGAGGAGGTCTGATTTATAG
- the ppp1r14ba gene encoding protein phosphatase 1, regulatory (inhibitor) subunit 14Ba produces the protein MATLTSQDSTAQARVYFQTPPGTEDTEVVQKQGRVTVKYDRKELRKRLNLEEWIIEQLTDLYDCEEEEIPELEIDVDELLDMPTDGDRASRVKVLLVDCYKPTDAFVTALLEKVKGLQKLSTPPKKNEKSPP, from the exons ATGGCAACATTAACAAGCCAGGACTCAACCGCTCAAGCGCGGGTTTATTTCCAAACGCCTCCCGGTACCGAGGACACAGAAGTCGTCCAGAAGCAAGGGCGGGTAACCGTGAAATACGATAGAAAAGAGCTGAGGAAGCGACTCAATTTGGAGGAGTGGATAATTGAGCAGTTAACGGATTTATATGACTGTGAG GAGGAGGAGATTCCAGAGTTGGAGATTGACGTGGATGAGCTGTTGGATATGCCCACTGATGGAGACCGGGCCTCCAGGGTCAAG GTTTTGCTGGTTGACTGTTACAAACCTACAGAT GCCTTTGTCACGGCTCTCCTGGAGAAGGTTAAAGGTCTGCAGAAACTCAGCACTCCGCCCAAAAAGAATGAAAAATCTCCCCCTTAG